Within Aliivibrio fischeri, the genomic segment TATCTATTGCTTCCTGCTCTCTTCCCTGCATCCGCTTTACGCGAGCTTCAGCAAAAAGAGGATCACAAACTCGGCTGTATAAATCACGTCTTATATCATCCATTTGGTTAAAATCGTCAATGTATTTATTACTTTTGTTCGTCACCCATTGATTATCAATCCATTCATCAAAAAGCGTTGATGGCTCACTAAGTGTAAAGCCTTCTTTTATCTCGCCAACCTTTCCAACTTCTTCATATTGAGTACAATCATTGCAATCAAAGATTAACTGGCCTCGATGATCTTCTATTTGTTGCCACTCATCATCAACCAATTGAACCACAAATCCTTTATTCATCTCTGGTGGCTCAATTAAAGAATAGCTTTCAGGTAACTCTTGAGGATAAGAGTGAATACAATGTATTTGCGCCTTTTCATCCCAATAAAAGCGACCAATAAACAACGAAGTTACAACCCAAGCACCATCAATAAAATAACAACGCTCAAGCTCTTTATTGTGTTTTGGTAAGGCAATTTCTGTACTCTGAGCAGGCAGCCCCATATGAGCCCGTATTGTCATTGAACCATCATGAGTAAACTCACCGCTCTCATCAAAGTGATATAAATGAGCGATTCTATCTTTGTTTGAAAAATTCATTATGCTGCCCTCGTTATGTATAACCATCGAACCGAATTAGGGTTAGTTTCTACACCTGTACCAGTAATGGACCCATTTCCACTCATGATGCTATTTGCTGATTGATTTCTTATACCAACACCACGAGTGTAAGGTGTTGAACGACCTGTTGGTGTCGTACTAGACCAGTTATCATCAGGAACACTATAAGTAACGTTTCCTGTTGAGGTTGAACTTGGACTTGTTGAACGAATTTGAGTCGTTTTTTGGTATACCGCCGATAGAGTATGACTAAACCCCAACGGTTGAACGGATTGCCCTTTAATAGACAACGGCGTTTCTCCTTCCCCTAAACCTCGAATGTAATTTTTTCGCATATCAGGCATTACGCCACTTGGAAACGCTCTGCTAATTTGGTAAACACGGTTTTATCAAAAGATTGACCAATATAAGCGATAAATTTAGGCGGAGCTTCTGCCGCAGGGTATGGGATAGGACAACCAACCGGATAAATTAACTCGGCTAATGGAAGCCATAATTTATCTAAAACAAACTTTTGTATTCCACGCCAGAGTTGCGGTAATTGAATGAACTTAGGCTCATTTGACTCAGTATCAATATCGTCATCTGTTGCGGTGTTATCTTTCAGCTTTTTAGGGGTGACTATGGTTTCATCATCATCACTGTTCATTTTATCTATTGTCGTGATTTTTGCGATACCGGCTAATTCTTCAGTGGCATAGGGAGCACCCATTAGCTCAACCGTAATATTCTTAATGCTTGAACCTGCAAGATTAAGCTCAAACGATTCAGTAATAATGGTATTACTTCGCTTTAGAGACATGATTTCACCATCACGGCTATCAACCGCAAAGAGAGTTCCGTCTTCTAAAAAGTAACCAATTTCTTTACCATCAAAAGATGTGTTTCCTGCAAACACCGCTTCAAAATGCAACTGACCAAGCGCAGGAACTGAGCCGCGACTCAATGCTTCACGCACCACTTCACTTTTTAATTGCGTTTGGTCTGCACTAGGCTCATACCCATCAAGACCAATCCCTATATGC encodes:
- a CDS encoding phage tail protein, which codes for MSLLITDAGIAASIEAEALGVNYKITHIGIGLDGYEPSADQTQLKSEVVREALSRGSVPALGQLHFEAVFAGNTSFDGKEIGYFLEDGTLFAVDSRDGEIMSLKRSNTIITESFELNLAGSSIKNITVELMGAPYATEELAGIAKITTIDKMNSDDDETIVTPKKLKDNTATDDDIDTESNEPKFIQLPQLWRGIQKFVLDKLWLPLAELIYPVGCPIPYPAAEAPPKFIAYIGQSFDKTVFTKLAERFQVA